From Oncorhynchus mykiss isolate Arlee chromosome 6, USDA_OmykA_1.1, whole genome shotgun sequence, the proteins below share one genomic window:
- the LOC110525113 gene encoding beta,beta-carotene 9',10'-oxygenase, whose product MSSTKQLNNRSGGNASKKKCPLAMGLEDIAPLVRTVEEIPEPITTVIKGNIPSWINGSFLRNGPGKFEFGKDNFNHWFDGMALMHRFYIHDGEVTYSSRFLRSDSYVRNSEKDRIVVCEFGTMAMPDPCKNFFSRFLSRFKIPKATDNASVNFVKYKGDYYVSTETNYMRRVDPQSLETKEKVDWSEYIAVNSATAHPHYDREGASYNMGNSYGKGGFFYNIIRVPPPEKVAGEDKADFSGAQVLCSIPASDSRKPSYYHSFAMSENYVVFIEQPIKLDLLKFMLFRIQGKSFDKVMTWEPQYDTIFHVVHRHTGEQSKVKYSAPPMFTLHQINAYEDKGFLVMDMCCGDDGDVIGDFTLENLRRGPGEEMDKFYNSMCRNLPRRYVLPLTVTDDTPSDQNLVTLPFCQATAVKTGCGKVLCTHEELYDEELFQYGGLEFPQINYAHYNARPYRYYYACGFGHLFSDSLLKMDLETKKLKAWRHPGLFPSEPVFVPAPNATEEDDGVVMSIIITPRTEKSTFLLVLDAKTFTELGRAEVPVNIPFGTHGVFNEMQ is encoded by the exons ATGAGCAGCACCAAACAACTCAACAACAGGAGCGGAGGCAATG CATCCAAGAAGAAGTGCCCCTTGGCCATGGGGCTGGAGGACATTGCCCCCCTGGTGCGCACTGTTGAGGAGATCCCTGAGCCCATCACCACGGTGATCAAGGGGAATATCCCATCCTGGATCAATGGAAGCTTCCTGCGGAATGGGCCCGGAAAGTTTGAGTTCGGAAAAGACAA CTTCAACCACTGGTTTGACGGAATGGCCTTGATGCACCGCTTCTACATCCATGACGGTGAGGTGACCTACAGCAGCCGCTTCCTGCGCAGCGACTCCTACGTGCGTAATTCTGAGAAAGACCGCATTGTGGTGTGTGAGTTTGGAACCATGGCCATGCCTGACCCCTGCAAGAACTTCTTTTCTCGATTCTTATCCCGCTTCAAGATTCCCA AGGCCACAGACAATGCCAGTGTGAACTTTGTGAAGTACAAGGGTGACTATTACGTAAGCACGGAGACCAACTACATGCGGCGGGTGGATCCACAGAGCCTGGAGACCAAGGAGAAG GTGGACTGGTCTGAATACATTGCAGTAAACTCCGCCACAGCCCATCCTCATTATGACCGTGAAGGGGCCTCGTACAACATGGGCAACTCCTATGGCAAAGGCG GCTTTTTCTACAACATCATCCGTGTGCCCCCGCCTGAGAAGGTAGCGGGGGAAGACAAGGCTGATTTCAGTGGAGCTCAGGTCCTCTGTTCCATCCCAGCCTCTGACTCCAGGAAACCATCCTACTACCACAGCTTCG CCATGTCAGAGAACTATGTGGTGTTCATAGAGCAGCCCATCAAGCTGGACCTGCTCAAGTTTATGCTGTTCAGGATCCAGGGCAAGAGCTTCGACAAGGTCATGACCTGGGAGCCACAGTATGACACCATCTTCCACGTggtgcacagacacacaggcgAG CAAAGCAAGGTAAAGTACAGCGCCCCACCCATGTTCACCCTTCACCAGATCAACGCCTACGAGGACAAAGGGTTCCTTGTAATGGACATGTGCTGCGGGGACGATGGGGACGTCATTGGAGACTTCACACTAGAGAACCTTCGAAGGGGTCCAGGGGAAGAGATGGACAAG TTTTATAACTCCATGTGCAGAAACCTTCCACGGAGATACGTCCTACCCCTGACCGTAACTGATGACACACCCAGTGACCAAAACCTTGTCACTCTGCCTTTCTGTCAAGCAACAGCGGTCAAGACTGGGTGTGGAaag GTGCTTTGTACACACGAGGAACTCTATGATGAAGAGCTGTTCCAGTACGGTGGCCTGGAGTTCCCACAGATCAACTATGCCCATTACAATGCGCGTCCTTACCGCTACTACTACGCATGCGGCTTCGGACACCTGTTCAGCGACTCCCTGCTGAAGATGGATCTGGAGACCAAGAAACTTAAG GCATGGCGTCACCCTGGTCTCTTCCCATCTGAGCCTGTGTTTGTTCCTGCGCCCAACGCAACAGAGGAGGACGATGGTGTGGTCATGTCCATCATCATCACACCCAGaact GAGAAAAGCACGTTCCTGCTGGTTCTGGATGCCAAGACTTTCACGGAGCTGGGCCGGGCAGAGGTTCCAGTCAACATTCCATTTGGAACTCATGGAGTGTTCAATGAGATGCAATGA